CGGGTAGCGGGTAGGGCGGCGCACCAACCCCCGCCACCGAGAAATGACCCCACGGAGTCTGTTCGGTGATGCGCCCCGGTGCGCTGGTGTCACCGACCGCGATGACGACCTGGGTGCCGCCCTTGAGTTCCCCGCCCTCAGGCTTGGCGTAAATCGTTCCCTGCCAGTGGAACTTGCCGTCCAGTGGGTTGAAGAACCCGATCAGCCGCACGCGCGACTCGACGGTGAACTCGCCCGCCGTCACGACGGCGGTGCCGTCGAAGACATCGTCGTCTTCTGTACCGTGCTCGCTCACGCGATGAAACCTGTTCTGCGCCACATGCGCCGCGACAGCGGGCCCATCAGACCCGTCTCCTCCAGGAACTTGTACAGCGGGGCGAAGCCCGTGCGCGAGGCCTCCTGGAACGCCGGATTGTTGCGTGCCAGCCGCATGGTCTCGCGACCGGGCAATCCGACCGCCTCGTACATCTTCTTGTTGGTCAGCAGGTACCGGAAGATGGGTCCACCGAGGCCGTTGGTGAGCCGCAGGATGATCTTGACGCGCTTGGGCGTCCGGTCCAGTCG
The nucleotide sequence above comes from Mycobacteroides saopaulense. Encoded proteins:
- a CDS encoding DUF4873 domain-containing protein; translation: MSEHGTEDDDVFDGTAVVTAGEFTVESRVRLIGFFNPLDGKFHWQGTIYAKPEGGELKGGTQVVIAVGDTSAPGRITEQTPWGHFSVAGVGAPPYPLPEIELDVAH